CGAATCAAACCGTACTTCATCAGCAAGATCACGGATGACAAGGGCGGCATCCTGTTCGAAGCATCACCGGAGCGCGCGGGCATTGAGGGAGAAACAGTGCCCCCAAGCGGGCAAAAAGTGGCCGAACGCGTCATAGATCCGCGTAATGCGTTCATCATGTCCAGTCTTATGCGTGACGTTGTGCGCTATGGCACCGGCGCGGGCGCGATGGCACTCGGTCGAAACGACCTCGCCGGCAAAACCGGCACCACCAACGATCACTATGACGCGTGGTTCGCCGGATTCAATCCTGGCTTGGTGGCGATTGCGTGGATTGGTTACGACAACCCGACGGATCTGGGTGACAAAGAGACCGGCGGTCGCGCTGCCCTGCCTATATGGATGAACTATATGGCGAAGGCACTAAAAGGAACCAAGGAGCTTCCCTTCGAGCCGCCTGCCGGCATCGTCACGGTTCCGTTGCCGGGCGAAGTAACCAAGGATGGAAGACAGGTGATGGAATTCATCTATGCTGAATCGCAGTCGAGTCTGCATGAGGGGCCGACAGGTTTGCGCGAAGCCAACAAACCCTCCGAAGAAGTTAAAAACCAGATTTTCTGATTTCTCTGATGACGCACCGCAACAGACCGGCCGACAAGCCCGCGGCAAAACCCAATCATGTCCGGCTACAAGGCGATCGGGAACGGCAAACAAATACTCGAGACAACACAAAGGCACGCATTGCGCAATCGGCTGCGAGGCTAATCGCTGAAGGCCAGACTGACTACCAGGCGGCGAAGCGGAAGGCTGCCCGGCAGCACGGCGTAACGGATCGCCACGCATTGCCGGATAACCATGATGTCGAATTGGCGTTGCGGGAACACTTCGCATTGTTTTCCGCTGACGCCCAATCGCAGGCACTGGCTGCATTGCGCGAAACGGCGATTCGCCTGATGTCGCGGCTGGAACAGTTTTCGCCCTGGTTGGTCGGTGCGGTGCTGAACGGCACCGCCAATGCATTCAGCGAAATCGAGCTTGAATTAGTCGGCATTGAGCCAAAAGATTTCGAGATCTATCTCCTGAATGCTGGCGTCGAGTATGAACTATGTGACCCACCCCGCCCGCGGCGAGTATCGGCGGCTCAAAAGACCCACGGAAAATATTGCATGGAATTCGACGAAGCACCCGTCACTGTCACGTTATATGAACATCACGCTGCCAGATTGTCGGCAAATGCCGGCGACCCCATCAAGAACAATCGCGCGCAACGTGTGGAGGCAGAAAATCGATTCCTGCAAGAAAAAGCCAAACCCTAGAACCGGCGCGGCTCACAGGACACAAATGGCTGGAAACGACCGCCTGTAAAGGAGTTTGGCTTATGGCCGCTTGAGCAAACGTGAAGCCTCAAGTGCAAAGTAGGTGAGGATTCCGTCGGCACCGGCGCGCTTGAATCCAAGTAGTGATTCCATCATGCACGCCTCACCATCGAGCCACCCGTTTTGTGCGGCGGCTTTCAGCATCGCGTATTCGCCCGAGACTTGGTACACGAAGGTGGGTGCACCGAACGTGGTTTTGCAGCGTGCCACAATATCCAGGTACGGCATGCCCGGTTTCACCATCACCATATCAGCGCCCTCCTGCAAATCGAGCGCAATTTCCCGTAAGGCTTCATCAGAATTGCCCGGGTCCATCTGATAATTCTTTTTGTCACTCTTGCCGAGACTGCCGGCGGAGCCGACCGCGTCGCGGAAAGGCCCGTAAAACGCGCTGGCATACTTGGCGGAATAGGCCATGATCGCGGTATGAATGTAGCCTTGGGTGTCGAAAGCCCCCCGGATTGCGCCAATGCGCCCGTCCATCATGTCCGAAGGTGCGACGATGTCAACGCCCGCCTCGGCTTGGCAGAGCGCCTGCTTCTGCAGAACCGTGATCGTTTCGTCATTGAGGATGTAGCCCGAATTGTCGATCAGACCGTCCTGCCCGTGGGACGTATAGGGATCGAGCGCCACGTCACAGATCACGCCCAGTTGAGGAAAGCGCTGCTTCAGCTCGCGCACAGCGCGTGGCACGAGACCACGCGAATTGAAGGCTTCCGCGCCGTCAGCGGTTTTTAGCGATACGTCGATGACCGGAAACAGGGCGATCGCAGGAATACCAAGTCCGACGGCCTCTTCGCAGACCGGAAATAGCATGTCTACAGACATACGTTCAATCCCCGGCATGGATGCGACCGCCTGGCGCTGTTTCTTACCGTCAAGAACAAAAACGGGATAGATGAAATCCGCGGATGACAAAGAAGACTCGCGCACCATGTCGCGGAGAAAGCCCGTACGGCGCAAACGTCGCATCCTGCGGGCAGGGAATTGGCCAATATTCATGAGAGGTTCCGAATCGTCCTGATCGTCTAGTTCTACGCCCGCGCTGGAAAACGCGCTGAAGAACAGCGTCGCCGTGCGGGCAAAATATTGATATTGAACTTTTGCATTACGTCGCCATCATATCGTATGAGGGGTTCGCTCCTCCCCGCTTCACCTCCCTGAGCGGGTGCTTATATCGGGGTAAAACTTGATCTAGGCTGTTCCAAGGGCACGGGATACCCCTTTTCCCGTGCCCTTTTCTTCTTTCTGACCGGAATAGGTTGGATATGGGGCCTTATTACGCGCGTACGGCGACGTATTTCACGGACGTGCAGCCATTCGCATCAAGCGCAACATTATTATTCGATTCCGCCGTCGAACAATCGCTCAATTGCTTTCTCAGCTTCTTCGATACCTTCTTTCTTGAGGCTGGAAAAAAGCTGTGCTGTCACATGGTGATTTGCGGCCTGCATTTGTTTGATGACCTTGCGCAGCGTGAGTGCTTGCTCGCTTCTGGATAGCTTGTCCGACTTCGTCAGCAGGCAATGCACCGGTTTCCCTGTGGGCAGGTACCAATCCAGCAGTTTGACATCGAGTGATTTCAGGGGATGACGGGCATCCATAATGAGAACCAACCCCTTCAGCGCGACACGGGTGCTGACATAGGCTGCCATCACACTTTGCCAATGCGCTTTTACCCGCGCAGGGACTTCCGCATAGCCGTAGCCGGGCAGATCAACCAGCGTACGGTCGTCGCCCAAGGAGAAAAAATTGATCAACTGGGTGCGCCCAGGTGTTTTCGAGACGTATGCGAGACGCTTGTGATTGGCAAGCGTGTTGATCGCACTGGATTTGCCGGAATTGGACCGGCCCACAAATGCGACTTCACGGCCAACGTCCGGCAGTAATTGCTCAAGATCGTGGGCAGACGCCGTATAGACAGCGCGGTCAAACAGGCCCATGGTTTCCTCTTAGGGCGGGTTCAGATAAAATCATGGGTTCGAATCGTCAAAACAATCAAAGGTTGGCAATGAAGCGGATTCTTATGGCAGGTGCTCTGTCCCTCGGCGCGATGATGTCACACGCGAACACCGATACGGCAAAAGTGGCGGATTCAGCAAAGATCGCGCCCTCCAAAGCCGACATGATGGCACGCGGGCAGCAAATTGTCGGTACTGTTTGTGTCGCCTGCCATGGCCTCGATGGCATGAGTGCCATTTCAGCCAACCCGAATATTGCCGGAATGCCCGGGCAGTATATCGCGAGGCAGTTGGAGCTCTTCAAAACGGGTGTTCGAAACAATCCGATCATGCTGGGCATGTCCGCAAATCTGTCGCCAGAAGACATGCAAGCGCTGGGAATTTATTTTTTTTCGCAACGAGCTAAGGTCAATGCCGTTGCGCGAGACGCGACTCTCGCCGCCAAAGGCCAGAAAATCTACCGCGCAGGTATCCCTGAGCTTAAGGTGCCGGCCTGTGCGGGCTGCCATGGGGGCGCCGGTGCTGGAATCCCGGCGATTTACCCGCGCTTGGCTGGACAATGGCCCGAGTACACGCTTGCGCAATTGAAGCAATATACCGACGGGACGCGAAAGAATGCACAGATGAACACGATTACCAGCCGCATGCGCGACAACGATATGGCGGCGGTTGCCGAATATGTCGCCGGAATGCGAAGCCGGTAAGCGGGGAACAAACAAAGAATCCGGCTTACGCCGGATTTTTTTTGCCTTGCCCGGAATCGTCGAGCCGCCATGAGGATCGCGAATTGCCACTCATGCTCGGCTCAAAGAACTGTGCGCAGTTCCTGCCGACATGCTTGGCCCGATATAACGCAAGGTCTGCGCATTTCATCAATGATTCGCGATCGCGCGCATCGCGCGGAAAGAGGCTGATGCCGATGCTAGCAGTTACCTTTGCCCGATCAGTTGCCAACAAATAGTCCTGACTTAAGGCGCTGAGTAGTTTTTTTGCGACACGTCCCGCAGTGTTCTGATCGGACACCTGAGGGATGACAAGCAGAAATTCGTCGCCCCCCAAGCGGGCGATATAGTCCGAATCTCGGAGCTCGTGCTTGGCACGGCGGGCAACCTCTTTGAGCAGCGCATCCCCGGCGTCATGTCCAAGGCGATCGTTAACTGCCTTGAAACCGTCGAGATCGAGCAGGAGCAAGGCGAATCCACCCAGCGCAGCTTCGCCGTCCGCGTCATCCAGGCGCGCTGATATGTGTTCCATCACAGCCGGGCGATTAAACAGGTCGGTCAGCGAGTCGTGTGTTGCCTGATGAGCGATGCGGGTCTGGGAGGCGTGCTGCTCTTTGTTCAGCCGACGCAATGTTCCATAGAGAAATATGAGAATGAAAGCGGATGAGGAAATTAGCGCAAGTATCAGACGCCTGACCTTGTTTCCATACACGATCTGTTCAGTTTCCAGACCGTCTTGCATCAGGCGTGACTGTGCCAGCAACTCGTTCGAAATGACGACCAACTGGTCCAGCGGCTTATCAACAATAAGTGCGCGAACCAGTGACTGGGCCGCCGAAAATCCCTGCGCTTTTCTGGCATCAACAATTTTTTGCTCACGAGCAATAAATTGGTGCGCTGCGTGATAAAGCTCGGCAAAGTGGGCAGTCAATGCCGCATGTCCCTCATGCTTGCCAGACAAGTAGACTAGTTCGCGTTCAATTTCTGTCGTGCCTGCGCGATAACCTCCAAGATCTCGCTCGTCTCCGGTGATCGTGAATTGCTTTTCGCCGATGTCTAGCGCGAAGGCATTGAACCGAATCAGCTCAAGGCTGGAGATAATGCGTTGCGCGCGCAGAATTTTTTCGTTAGTGAGGATCAAACTTTCGGCGGAGACGACGGCGACCGTGGATACCGCCGCGATCGCGACCACCGCGAATACCAGTGCAGCGAGCGCAATATTGTCGATGGTCGCCTTGAGCTTCACGTCTGCCGTCAGGTGGGAGGCGACTCGCTGAACGCCGCACGTGCTGCATCGACGGTCGCCGCAATATCCGCGGATGTATGCGCGGACGAGACAAATCCAGCCTCAAACGCGGAGGGTGCAAGATAGATATCACGCCGTAACATGGCGTGGAAAAACCGGTTGAATCGGGTACGATCGCACAGCATGACATCCGCATAGCTTCTTGGTGCTGCGTTGGCAAAGTAAAGGCCAAACATGCCGCCCAGCGATGCAGCCGAAAACGCCACACCGGCGTCGCGCGCGGCGCCGACCAAACCAGCGGTCAATTCCGTGGTGCGTGCCCCAAGCCTGTCGAAAAACCCCGGTTGGGAAATCAGATCCAGCGTTTTCAGTCCTGCGGCGACTGCCACAGGATTGCCGGACAGTGTGCCCGCCTGATAGACCGGCCCAAGCGGCGCGAGATGCGCCATGATGTCGCGCCGGCCGCCAAATGCACCGACCGGCATGCCGCCTCCGATGACTTTGCCCAATGTCGTGAGGTCCGGAGTGATATTGAAATGACCCTGCGCCCCATGCAGGCCGACGCGAAAACCAGTCATCACCTCGTCAAAAATCAGCACCGCTCCGTGTCGCGTGCAAAGCTCGCGAAGCAGCGCCATGTATTCCGGGGTTGGCATGACGAAATTCATGTTACCGGCGACCGGCTCAATGATGACGCAGGCAATTTCAGCGCCGATCCTGTTGAACGTACTTTCCAGTTCTTCACCATTGTTGTACGTGAGCACAAGGGTATGTGCCACGACTTCGGCGGGTACGCCCGCCGAGCTGGGATTGCCGAAAGTCAACGCGCCAGATCCCGCCTTGACGAGCAGAGCATCGCCGTGCCCGTGATAGCAGCCTTCAAATTTGACAATCTTGCTGCGTCCGGTAAATCCTCGCGCCAGCCGGATGGCGCTCATGGTCGCCTCGGTACCGGAACTGACCAGCCGCACCTGCTCAAGCGAAGGCAACAGGCCACAAAGACGCTCGGCGATTTCCAGTTCCAGCTCCGTCGGGGCGCCAAAGGACATGCCCTTTGCCGCGCGCTCCTGCACCGCTCGAACGACCTCTGGATGCGCATGACCGAGTATGGCGGGCCCCCAAGATCCCACATAGTCGATGAAACGGTTGCCATCGGCATCCCACAGGTAGGCGCCTTTGCCTTCCCGAAAGAAAATGGGTGTGCCGCCTACCGCCTGGAAGGCGCGTACAGGTGAATTCACGCCACCCGGGATAAAGCGTTGTGACTGCTCAAATAGTTTTTGACTGTTCTTAAACATGGTCGGCAAAAAGTGAGGAGAGGAGTTGAGCCTGCGCGCGAATGTTGCCGGCGCCAAACAGCGACGAAATAACTGCAACGGCATCTGCGCCTGCGGCAATCAATTGTGGCGTATTTTCCACCGTGATGCCGCCAATTGCCACCACGGGGAGTGAAAGTTCACGTTTTGCCTGGCCGATCAAGAATAACTCAGCGCGGGTGGCGAAAGGCTTGCTCGTTGAAGGAAAGACGCTACCGAAGGCGATGTAATCCGCGTCAGCATCCACTGCAGCCCTGGCAACGTCCATGTCGTTGTAGCAGGATATTCCCACCAGAAACCGACCGTTTCGCGGGCTGGAATTTGACGCTCGTTGACGAAGAGGGTCGAAATTGACGAAAGTCCTGCCAATCGAACTGTCGTCGCGACCAAGATGAACCCCATCTGCCGACACCGCCAGCGCGAGCTCGATATCATCATTGATGATTAACCGCGTCGCGAACTCGCCCGTCAGATTGCGCAACGCCGAAGCTTGTTCGAGCGCTAGGATTTTGTCGGCTCGCTTGTTTCGATATTGCAGCAGGCGCACGCCGCCGGAAAGCGCCTCGCTGACTTGGGAAATCAGTAGAGGAGTACGTGCCTCGTCAGGGGTAATGGCATAGACACCCCGAATGCGCGGATCCACTCTATTTGCCCTTGATACTTGTGTGGCTTGCGATCGCAAAGTCACCGCAAAGAGCAGTTGGTGGCCCAGGCAAAAAGATCAATGCCGCACGCCGCGCGACATGGATTCCGGAATACCCGTGTCGCCTTCGTTGTCGTCATCCCGCGCCCAGAAAAGGCGATCTGGTATGAATTGCCCCATCCCCGGACGAAAGCCAAACTTAAGGGTTTGCCACGTGTAGTCCTGCGCTTCGCGCACCGCTTCGGAAATATCCATGCCACGGGCAACGGTGGCGGCGACGGCGGAAGCAAGCGTGCATCCGGAGCCATGGTAGCTGCCGGGCAATCTATGCCAGTTGTCGCTTCGCAGCAGACCCTTTTCGCAAAACAGCGTATTGATGACGTCGGGTGTTGACTCATGCGTTCCGGTCACAAGCACGAATTCCGCGCCCATTCCTATCAGCCGCATTGCCAGCTTTTCAATTCCCCCTTCGTCTTCGTCGTCGTCTTCCAGTACGAGCCGCCTCAATTCGGGTGTGTTGGGCGTGATGACGGTGCACTGCGGAATGAGCAGTTCGCGGATCGCAGAAAGAGTATCTTCACTGGCGAATTCATCACCACGAGTGGACGCAAGAACAGGGTCCAGTATCAGCGGAATTTCAGGATAATCGGAGACAATCTCGGCGATGGCAGAGACGTTCTCAACACTGCCCAATACGCCGATCTTGAACGCGGCCACCGGGATATCTTCGAGAATCGAGCGTGCCTGATCGGCGACCCAGTCGGCATCGATCGGCAGGATATCTTCCACGCCGGATGTGTCTTGCACGGTAATGGCCGTTATGACTGACAGCGGGTGACATCCCATGCTCGCAAGTGTGAGAATATCTGCCTGAATCCCGGCGCCGCCGGAGGGGTCGGTGGCAGCAAAGCTGAGTACGGCTGGGGGGGCTTTGTGAAAGTCGGGCATGAGAAATATGTGGATGTCGAAGTCAGTTAGCGATTTCAAACGACAACCGATATGATGCCAGCCCTTAAGTGCAATTTCTGGAAGACTTGATGATGCATTGTAGCCTTGAAAGGCAGTCATGACGGCAGCGACAGAATACAAAACCTGGATGTGCCTCGTCTGCGGCCTGATTTACGAAGAATCGGCAGGATGGCCCGATGATGGAATTCCCCCCGGCACGAGGTGGGAAGACGTGCCAATCAGTTGGTGTTGTCCCGAATGCGGCGCACGCAAGGAAGATTTTGAATTGGTCGAAATTTAGCAACAATTGGCAGGATTCAAAGTTATCAAACTTGTTGATAAATATGCGTTTGCTCATTGATACTAAAAGAAAAACACGATAATCTCCTGCTGTTGCGAAAATCGCCAACCGCCAGCGCTTGGCGCGGTGATTTTGCTGACGATGCAGCCATTTAGCGGGTACGATGGCAACTTGCGAGACAAAGCGGACCTCCAGCACGTAAAGAGCCGCCAGGAAAACGGGACGTGGCAGACGCGAAACCTTTATCAGGCGTACGAGTGATGGTGATAGACGATTCCAATACGATTCGTCGATCGGCCGAGATATTCCTGATGCAGGCCGGCTGTCAGGTGATCTTGGCCGAGAACGGCTTTGATGCGCTTGCAAAGATCGCCGATCACCAGCCAGATTTGATTTTTGTGGACATCATGATGCCGAGGCTCGATGGGTATCAGACTTGTGCGCTAATCAAAAAAAATGCCAAACATAAATCCACGCCAGTCATTATGCTGTCCTCAAAAGACAGCTTGTTCGATCGTGCGCGCGGTCGCATGGTCGGGTCAGACGAATACCTGACCAAGCCCTTTTCGAAGGAAAGCTTGCTTAGGACCGTGGAAGTCCATCGCGGCGATCGAGTGGGCGGATTATCACCATCCAATGCCGTATAGCGGCTCAACTTCATCCTAATTTCCGTATCACCTGTAACCGATTGGAGTAAACATGGCCATCAAGAAAATTCTCATCGTTGATGATTCCCCGACAGAACGCGCATTCCTTGAAGGGGTGTTGACGAAAGCAGGCTACACCGTGGTGCTGGCCATTAGTGGTGAGGAGGGTGTGGAGCGAGCCAAGGCGGAGGTTCCGGACCTGATCCTGATGGATGTTGTGATGCCGGGTCTCAATGGCTTCCAGGCCACGCGCGCGATCACGCGCGAAGAAACGACCAAGAATATTCCTGTATTTATCTGCACAACGAAGGATCAGGAAACCGACAAGATTTGGGGCATGCGTCAGGGCGCAAAAGATTACATTGTCAAACCAGTTAACGGACCCGAGCTAATCGCCAAGATCAAGGCGTTGGGTTAGCCACCATCCACCATGGCACGTAAAACCAGTCTTCGTGAATTTCAGCAGAATGTAGCGCAGCGCATTCGCGATCTGGCATCGCAGAAGACCGCCGCATCCAAGCTCGGCTTTCAGGTGGGCACGGAGAACTGGCTGGTCACGCTGTCGGATGTCTCCGAGGTGATCCCGGTGCCCAATACGGTTGCCGTCCCCATGACGTGTCCGTGGTTCCGCGGTGTAGCAAACATCCGCGGAAAACTTTACTCGGTGGTGGATTTTGCCGCGTTCCAGGGTGAAAGCGCAATCGGGCCAGGCACGGAAAGGCGGGTCGTTCTGATTACTGACCGGTTGATTGAAGGCTCTGGTCTGATGGTCACCAGAATGCTCGGGCTGCGAAATCCTGACCAATTCGCCATGGAGCCTGTTCAAAGTGGCGCACTCGACCGGCGACCGTGGATCAAAGCAACATATTGCGACCCGGGCGGTACCCTTTGGCATGAGTTGGATGTTCCGGTACTGGTCAGCCACAGCCAATTCCTGGAAGTGGGTAGCCGGGCAGGCGAACAACGTGCGGCGTCCTTAGCCGTTTCCGCAGCGTCGTCTTCACGATAGCGTGCAAATCCAGTTGCAATAAGAAAGTAACGGAGAAGTCACATGGCACTCAAATTTCCATCATCCTTGACAAACAAGGATAAGAAGCCGGCAGCAGGAACGACGGCACCAGCGGCCAAACCGGCGCGGCGCGAAAAATCCACCTTCTCGTTTTTCAGTTTTCTGAACCGCGGCAAAACCTCTGCTGGCGGCACCAAGACGCAGGGCAAGAGCCTGGCGCCGGCGGCATCTCCCGCTACGTCCGGATTCGGGCAGACCGGTGATCAGACGCGCAAGATCAAGGCGGAAGTTGCCGCCAACCAGCTAGGCAAATCCAAGAAATATGGCGGCGTATTCAAGCTCCCGTTGATCGGCGACCGTCCGGCTGAGCAGCAACTACCAATTTTGTTGATTGCGGCGGGCATTTTCGGTGCACTGGCTATTGGCTCCAGCATTCTGGATGCTATCAATCGCGGAAATATGGCCGCCTATACCAACATCACGTCGCAGCTTCAGTTTCACACCCAGCGGCTGGCGAAATCCGCTGGTCTGGCGGCGCGTGGTGATCCGATCTCTTTCCCGCAACTGCAGGATAGTCGCGACGAATTTCAGCGCTATCTTGAGGTGCTGAATAACGGGGGCGAGGCATTCTCGACAAGTGTTCCATCGGCCAAAATCAGCGAGGAGCTAACCTCTCGCCTTGAAGAGCTGACCAAGCGATTTGTCGATGGCTCGAGTGCGGCAACCTCCATACTCTCCGCCAAGACCGACTTGGTCGATTTGTCGCGCAACATCGCGCAAGTCCGTGCCGGCGCCGAGGAGCTTGCCGCACTTTCGCAGGATTTGACCGGATTGATGCAGCAGTCCGGTATTCCGCCAACACAGGTGTTGAAGGCGAATCGCCTGACCTTCCTTGCTGAACGGCTCGGTCGCGGTTCGGCGGAAATTCTGGGTGCCGACGTTATTGATCCGGAAGTACCGTTTCTGATGGGGAAAGACACCAACGACTTTCGCGAGTTGATCAAAGCACTGGAGTCTGGCTCCGACGCGTTGGGCATTTCCTCGCTGCGTGACGGAGATGCCCGATCCAAGGTGGTCAAATTGCGCGAGCAATTCGCCGGGTTTGAAAAAAACGTCGGGCCGATACTCGGTAACGTGCAAAAGCTGGTTTCCGCGCGTCAGTCCGGGCGCGCACTGCAGCAAGGATCAGAGCAACTGCTTTCCAATGTGGAGCAATTGCAGGTTTCGTTCGCCGCCGAAAGGAAATCTGCTGCGCTGTACCTGGCGATTTTGTTTGGCGCGATTTCGTTGATATTTCTTGCGCTGATTGCGGTCGTGTTTCTCGCCGACGCGCGCAAACGCGCGGCGGCGTCCGAAGCGGAAAATAAGCGTAACCAGGAAGCTATTTTGCGTTTGCTCAATGAAATGGGCGATCTCGCCGACGGCGACTTGACCATACGTGCCAAGGTGACCGAAGACATTACCGGCGCGATCGCGGATTCGATGAATTACACCATTGATGAGTTACGTACCTTGGTAAGCGGAGTCAACAACGCTTCCACACAGGTATCGGCCAAATCCCTGCAGGCCCAGGCGGTCTCGGTGCAACTGCTTGATGCGGCGGAAAAGCAGTCGAAAGAAATTCAAGGTACCACGCAAGAGGTGTTGAACGTGGCCGAGACGCTGACCAAAGTTTCGTCAAACGCCGAAGAGTCTTCGCAGGTTGCCATGCGTTCACTCGCCGCCGCGGACAAAGGGCGCTTGGCGGTACAGAACTCCATTTCAGGCATGAATGATATTCGCGATCAAATTCAGGAAACATCCAAGCGTATCAAGCGCCTCGGCGAGAGTTCGCAGGAAATTGGTGAAATAGTCGAGCTTATTTCCGACATTACCGAACAAACAAACGTGCTTGCGCTGAACGCCGCCATCCAGGCCGCGTCGGCCGGCGAGGCCGGGCGGGGCTTTTCAGTGGTTGCGGAAGAAGTGCAGCGGCTGGCTGAACGATCTGGCGAGGCGACGAAGCAGATTGGCGCCATCGTGAAAACAATTCAGGCCGATACGCAGGACGCGGTGGCCGCGATGGAAAAGTCCACCACGGGTGTGGTGGAAGGAGCAAAGCTTTCCGATGCGGCTGGTCAGGCGCTGACAGAAATCGACTCCGTGACAAAGAATCTGGCCTCGCTGATTCAGAAGATTTCCACCGACACACAGGCGCAGGCTTCGTCGGCCAACAAGGTGGCGCGCAGTATGCAAGAAATTCTGGAAATTAATCGCCAGACCACGGCGGGTACGCAGCAGACGGCGACTTCAATTAAAGAGCTTGCGGATGTAGCCAGCGATCTGAAGGCGTCCGTCTCGGGTTTCAAACTGTAGCCGGACGCGGCTCTCCCAGTGGTGACTTTGTACATGCGTTTTCGTCCTTCAATCTAAATGCCAGCCATTCCAACTTCGACGTTTGACATTGGCCCGCTTTCCTGGGTCAAGGCGGAGATCGAGCACTCGCTTACCGAGGCTCGATCACATCTCGACCGTCTTGCTACCGATCCCGGGGACGACAAGGCGGCCAAGTATGTCGCGACGCATTTACATCAGGTGACGGGCGCGTTATCGATGGTCGGATTGGGCGCGGCCACGCGATTCAATGAAGAAATCGAGAAACTCGTCGAGTCCTTGGAAAGTGATCCGGACGCCCGCGCCAGTGCGCCCCAACGGATCGCCGCCGCCCGAAAAGGCACGATTGCACTTTCGTCCTACCTTGATACATTGATGTCGGGGGAAACCGATCGACCGATGATGTTGGCGCCCGCATATCTGCAGGTGAATCGCGCCCGCGGTGCGACAGATGCTTCGGAGAGCGACCTGTTCTCACCGGATCTGAGCCGCTCTATCGCGTTGCCGGAAGATACTGTGGCGTTGCCCAAATCCGCCATGCTTTC
The Betaproteobacteria bacterium genome window above contains:
- the hemB gene encoding porphobilinogen synthase, translating into MNIGQFPARRMRRLRRTGFLRDMVRESSLSSADFIYPVFVLDGKKQRQAVASMPGIERMSVDMLFPVCEEAVGLGIPAIALFPVIDVSLKTADGAEAFNSRGLVPRAVRELKQRFPQLGVICDVALDPYTSHGQDGLIDNSGYILNDETITVLQKQALCQAEAGVDIVAPSDMMDGRIGAIRGAFDTQGYIHTAIMAYSAKYASAFYGPFRDAVGSAGSLGKSDKKNYQMDPGNSDEALREIALDLQEGADMVMVKPGMPYLDIVARCKTTFGAPTFVYQVSGEYAMLKAAAQNGWLDGEACMMESLLGFKRAGADGILTYFALEASRLLKRP
- a CDS encoding YihA family ribosome biogenesis GTP-binding protein, with product MGLFDRAVYTASAHDLEQLLPDVGREVAFVGRSNSGKSSAINTLANHKRLAYVSKTPGRTQLINFFSLGDDRTLVDLPGYGYAEVPARVKAHWQSVMAAYVSTRVALKGLVLIMDARHPLKSLDVKLLDWYLPTGKPVHCLLTKSDKLSRSEQALTLRKVIKQMQAANHHVTAQLFSSLKKEGIEEAEKAIERLFDGGIE
- a CDS encoding cytochrome c4, coding for MMSHANTDTAKVADSAKIAPSKADMMARGQQIVGTVCVACHGLDGMSAISANPNIAGMPGQYIARQLELFKTGVRNNPIMLGMSANLSPEDMQALGIYFFSQRAKVNAVARDATLAAKGQKIYRAGIPELKVPACAGCHGGAGAGIPAIYPRLAGQWPEYTLAQLKQYTDGTRKNAQMNTITSRMRDNDMAAVAEYVAGMRSR
- a CDS encoding diguanylate cyclase; the encoded protein is MVAIAAVSTVAVVSAESLILTNEKILRAQRIISSLELIRFNAFALDIGEKQFTITGDERDLGGYRAGTTEIERELVYLSGKHEGHAALTAHFAELYHAAHQFIAREQKIVDARKAQGFSAAQSLVRALIVDKPLDQLVVISNELLAQSRLMQDGLETEQIVYGNKVRRLILALISSSAFILIFLYGTLRRLNKEQHASQTRIAHQATHDSLTDLFNRPAVMEHISARLDDADGEAALGGFALLLLDLDGFKAVNDRLGHDAGDALLKEVARRAKHELRDSDYIARLGGDEFLLVIPQVSDQNTAGRVAKKLLSALSQDYLLATDRAKVTASIGISLFPRDARDRESLMKCADLALYRAKHVGRNCAQFFEPSMSGNSRSSWRLDDSGQGKKNPA
- the hemL gene encoding glutamate-1-semialdehyde 2,1-aminomutase, giving the protein MFKNSQKLFEQSQRFIPGGVNSPVRAFQAVGGTPIFFREGKGAYLWDADGNRFIDYVGSWGPAILGHAHPEVVRAVQERAAKGMSFGAPTELELEIAERLCGLLPSLEQVRLVSSGTEATMSAIRLARGFTGRSKIVKFEGCYHGHGDALLVKAGSGALTFGNPSSAGVPAEVVAHTLVLTYNNGEELESTFNRIGAEIACVIIEPVAGNMNFVMPTPEYMALLRELCTRHGAVLIFDEVMTGFRVGLHGAQGHFNITPDLTTLGKVIGGGMPVGAFGGRRDIMAHLAPLGPVYQAGTLSGNPVAVAAGLKTLDLISQPGFFDRLGARTTELTAGLVGAARDAGVAFSAASLGGMFGLYFANAAPRSYADVMLCDRTRFNRFFHAMLRRDIYLAPSAFEAGFVSSAHTSADIAATVDAARAAFSESPPT
- a CDS encoding thiamine phosphate synthase, whose protein sequence is MDPRIRGVYAITPDEARTPLLISQVSEALSGGVRLLQYRNKRADKILALEQASALRNLTGEFATRLIINDDIELALAVSADGVHLGRDDSSIGRTFVNFDPLRQRASNSSPRNGRFLVGISCYNDMDVARAAVDADADYIAFGSVFPSTSKPFATRAELFLIGQAKRELSLPVVAIGGITVENTPQLIAAGADAVAVISSLFGAGNIRAQAQLLSSLFADHV
- a CDS encoding hydroxymethylpyrimidine/phosphomethylpyrimidine kinase codes for the protein MPDFHKAPPAVLSFAATDPSGGAGIQADILTLASMGCHPLSVITAITVQDTSGVEDILPIDADWVADQARSILEDIPVAAFKIGVLGSVENVSAIAEIVSDYPEIPLILDPVLASTRGDEFASEDTLSAIRELLIPQCTVITPNTPELRRLVLEDDDEDEGGIEKLAMRLIGMGAEFVLVTGTHESTPDVINTLFCEKGLLRSDNWHRLPGSYHGSGCTLASAVAATVARGMDISEAVREAQDYTWQTLKFGFRPGMGQFIPDRLFWARDDDNEGDTGIPESMSRGVRH
- a CDS encoding rubredoxin, giving the protein MTAATEYKTWMCLVCGLIYEESAGWPDDGIPPGTRWEDVPISWCCPECGARKEDFELVEI
- a CDS encoding response regulator, which translates into the protein MVIDDSNTIRRSAEIFLMQAGCQVILAENGFDALAKIADHQPDLIFVDIMMPRLDGYQTCALIKKNAKHKSTPVIMLSSKDSLFDRARGRMVGSDEYLTKPFSKESLLRTVEVHRGDRVGGLSPSNAV
- a CDS encoding response regulator, encoding MAIKKILIVDDSPTERAFLEGVLTKAGYTVVLAISGEEGVERAKAEVPDLILMDVVMPGLNGFQATRAITREETTKNIPVFICTTKDQETDKIWGMRQGAKDYIVKPVNGPELIAKIKALG